The following DNA comes from Bradyrhizobium sp. SK17.
ATCGATCGGCGTGCCGATCACAGCCGGGGATCGCGCTCTGACGGCGCTGGTCGGAGCCTTTCTGTTCAGCCGGGTTGCGCTCTACCGGCTGGCCTCCCGCATTCCCGGCCTGCGCGGGATTGCCGACCGGCGGCTGGTCAGGCGAATCCAGAACCTGCTGAAGGACTATGGCCACGCCGAGTTTACGACCGACGCCTCGGCCTATCGGCCGGCGCAGCCTTCGGTCGCAAAATCCACCTAGCGCGCGATGAGATCAGGTTGAATCGTCATCGCGCCCCAGCCTCTTGTTTACGCATGGTCCTTTCGGAAACCCGCTTCGCACTTTTCCGGATCATGCGCTAGCGCGCGGCCTCGCAGCCGGGAATGTCGAACACGGCGGTCAGGCCGCAGGGCGAGTTGAGCATTTTGCCGCCCTCGTGGCCGACGCCGGGCACGTCCCACAGGCTGTGGTTCGGCGTGCCGTGGTCGCGGGCCTGCATCGCGGCGACATAGGCGTGACCGCGCGCGTAACGATACGGCCCTTCGGCCTCCGCCATGCAGGATTTGTCGAGCGCGGGATGGTTGGGGTTGGTGTCGAGCGTCCCGAGCAGATAGATCACGCGGCGCCCGACATAGGCCTGCTCGAGCGCGGCCGGCGTCGGCGCGGCGAGATAGGGCGGACGGTCGTCCATGCCGAACTTCCAGCTGTTATAGCCTTCGCATGTCGCCGCGATCGCGGGCTCCGGCCGGTCCTTGCTGAAATACGCATAGGAGGACGGATTGGCGACCACATAGCGCACGCCGATGCCCTTGCGCAGCAGCACCTGATCGCCCTTCACCGCGATCGCATAGCGCTGCACCACCTGGCCGCCGCCGGAATGGCCGAATACGACCACCTGCTTCAAATTGGGAAACAGCTTGCGGTCGGCGAGCTTGGCCAGGATGGCATCCAGCGCCTCGAACGAGCTCGCCGGATTGGGCGCGAGCGCGGGCTCGCCGCCCTGCCAGCCATAGAGACTCCAGCGTAGCGTGTCTTCCGGCAGCTTGAACGCCTCGACATCCGGCTCGATCAGGAATTGCGGGGCGATCATCAGCGCGCTCTTGCCGACATCGCCGGCCGCGGCCTGCGCGCTCAGCGCCGCGCTGAAATAATCATCGGCATTGCGCAGCACGCCGTGCAACACCAGCACCGCGCGGGTGACGTCGGGCAGCGGATTGGACCAGTCCGCCGAGAGATAGACCGGAAAGCTCGCATTGCCGACCGCGATCCGCCCGCTCGCGATCGCCTTGACCGGCTTCTTGTCGCGCTCGATCTGCGCTTGCGTCGCCGACGCGATCGGTGCGTGAACGGCCGTCACAACGAACAGCGCCAGGGCCGCAAGCCAGGCTCGATGATGCATGGTTCAACTCCGTTGCTACCAGTCTCGTGTGACGCGATGCGAGCGACCTGGATCATGGCGCGTTACGCGGCGGTTGAGGCATGAAATCTCGGAAAGGTTCGCCCTCGCGGGCGGACCGAGCTCAGGCGGCGAGCCGCCCGCGATTGTTCGCAGCGAGGATCGGGCGGACCAGGCGGCCAAACCGCTCGGCTTCCTCGTCGTGCAGATAGCCGGACAGGCAGAATGAGTGGCAGCCGGCATCGATGAACTGCTGCAAGGTCACGGCGCATTGTTCGGGATTGCCTACCACGGCGATGCCGGCGCCGGGCCGCACCTTGGTGATCCCGGTCCACAGATGCGGCATCAGCAGGTCGCCATAGTCGCGCGCGAGTTGCTGCACGCGCTGGTTGGCCTCCGACCTGACGTAGAGCGTCTTCATCTCCTGCCTCTGCCGCTCGGTGGCGTGACGCACCAATTGATCGGCGGCCTCCCAGGCATCGGCCTCGTTTTCCCGGCAGATCACCTGGAGCCGCATGCCGAAGCCGATCGCATCCTCGCGGTCATGCGCCCGCGCCATCTGCCTGATCTCGGCGATGTTGTCGGCGATGCGCTCCGGCAGATCGCCCCAGAACAGATGGACGTCGGAATGCCTGGCCGAGACCTCCCAGGCCTGCCGCGAGCCGCCGCCGAGATAGAATTTCGGAAACGGCTGCTGCAACGGGCGCGGCCTGATATGGGCGCCGGAGATGGTGTGAAACCTGCCCTGGAAATTCACCGGCCCGCGCGTCGTCCACAGCGCCTTCAGGATCGAGACCTCCTCCTCCATCAGCGCGTAGCGCTCCTCCTTGGCGTAGCGCACGCCTTCGGCCTCGACCTCGCTCTCGTTCTGGCCGGCGATCAGGTTGATGCAGATCCGCCCGCCCGACATCTGGTCGAAGGTCGAGATCATCTTGGCCATCAGCACCGGGTTGATGTAGCCGGGCCGCGCTGCGATCAGCGGCTTGATCCGCGCCGAGCGCGCCGCCATGAAGGCGCCCGTGATCCAGGCCTCCCAGCACACCGAGCCGACCGGAATCAGCAGATATTCGAAACCGGCCGCTTCCGCAGCCGCGACCACACGCTCGCAGAGTTCCGGCGAGCCGGCGACCTGCGCCTCCATCAGCCCATAGGCCGTGGTGTCACCATGCGTGGGCAGATACCAGCCAAACTCCAGCGGACGCATGGGCAAACTCCCTCGAAACACGGCCTTTTTGGGTCGGCCTGTCATATTAACGCAGGCAGTTTACAGCCTGGCCCTGGCCCGCCAAGGCCGTTGCCGACCGGGGACCAATCAGCTAAATGAACCCTGCACGCACCCGTAGCTCAGCTGGATAGAGCGTTGCCCTCCGAAGCTGAACCGGCGAAACAACAAATCCATTTAAAACTTAGCTTATTGCAGTGCCCAAACACTATTTTCTCGTCATCGGCACGCCCGGGCCACGTTTGCATGTGCTTGCAGACCTGAAACGATACCTCTCTGCACCGACCTAGACGAGACGAGCACCGATTGCTCGCTACGTCCGCGGGCTTAGTCGAGGTGAACTATGCAGGGCTAACCAAAGACAATCAAAGCTAAGCTGAGTCAGCTGCTCAAATCGCGACTCCTACGCTTTCCGGTGTTGGCGATCGGCTAACTATCCCCTATCCGCAGGATGTCTACATGATCTACGATTCGAAGAGCGTGGTGGCGCACGTCGGAAGAGGCGTGCAAGGTAGGCGCGGCCTGGACCAGCGCATCAACAACCATCTCCACGGCCGGCCTTCCTTTGTCATCAAGGCCTTTGAATAGCAAAGGCGCTAGGCTGCGCCAGGGATTCAAATTCAGGTTCATTGCTAGTTCGCGATCGGGCAATTGTATCCCGACCATCTTTTCGGTGAGGCTTAGTGTTTTACCAACGCAGAGGTTCCCGCATGTTTGTCATTGAGCATTTGAAGAGATTTAGGGCATGCTTTCCGTCCCCGCCCGCTTTCGCGTCGGGCGCAAAAAAAGAAGGAAAAAATCCTGCAGCTTGGTTCAATAGTGTAGACCAGACGGAGCTCGGGTCGACGATTAACTCACTCCCGCCCTCTGTAAATCGCACCTCACTACTGGCCATGGCAGCAGATAACAGTGTTGGCACCGCCGAGCTGTGCATAAGCATTTTCGCTTGGGGAGGAATGCGTGGAAATCACCGCGACCTCCTTTTCTCTCGTCCACTTGCTCCTTGGGTTGCCATCGCCGATCAGGTGCGACGCAATCAGCTGAGCCGCGCTGGAGCATACAACTCCTTCGCCAATCTAAGGACAACTGGCAGCGGCAACCCAATCGCAGGGATGGGTCCAGCCTATTTCACAAAGCTACTTTATTTTCTTGCGCCCGGAACTCCCGAGTCTCCCAAGGGCTACATCATGGATCAGTGGCTGGGATGCTCAGTCAATCTGCTGACAGGACGGCAAGTCGTGAAGCTCGACCAGAATGTAAAGTGGCAAATAAAGAATGGCCAAGCAAAGCAAGTCGTCGATTCTATCGTAAGCAACGTAAACTCGGGCTACGATTATGAAGAGTTCTGCCAGATTGTTGAGGCCCTGAGTGGTAAAATGGGCGCGTCGTGGACACCGGAACTGACTGAACGCGCTCTCATAGCCGACGGAGGAAAGTCCGCCCATCCGTGGCGAGCTTATGTAAAAGACCAAAGACTTAAGCAGCTATCTTTTGGATAAAGCAGCCGCTGGCCAGTGTTTCAGGAACCAACAATTCCATCACTCGAAGAACTCGTATGCGAGCACCACCTGCTAAAGTCGCCGCTATTACGTTTCGCTGTGAGCGGAGAAAAGCTGAGTGTCTCTCTTCTGCAAGGAGTCTACACAGTTCACAAACTAAGAGGCCGCGTGCCACATGACGGGAGAACCATACGAGGCAAACGTGGCCTAGGTCAGCGGATCAACGGACCACGGTTCTGGCAGGGCAAAGCTTCTGCAAACCTTCCGAGGCACGGTCCTCCACAACAGCGACGCAACGTCATGGACTATCCTATCTCCTACCCTTTGCAGCGTTTCGAATCTCGGATCTGATCTGCTTGATACCCGTCTCAGAATAAGACCCACGAGACAAGCGCTCCATCAGCTGCGCAAACTTTTCAAAGAGCTGGCGCAGGTCTGCAACGCAGATGTAGCAGACCCAATTGGCTGGCTGCTTTTCTTCTGGCTTGTTCCAAAGATACAGGCCGGCAATTTTTCCTCGGTCTGACCTAAAATCAATATTGAAGTGAGCAAAACTGTTGCGCATGTTCCTAGTGAGGCTTCGGAGATTCTGCGTCCTTTCCTCGCCGTGCTCAATTTCAGGAATCGGCCAGCCGCGCCGCCTTAGTTCATCCAAATTCCATTCCGGAAGAGAATCAACGAACTCTTGCTGCGGGAACATTAGCAATCCGATAGCCGAATTTACCAGCTGCGTAACTTCAAAGTGCTCGGTAGGGGCACACTCGGCCCCCTTCTCGATGATCATTAAGTTCTTCCGGGTGCGGTGCGCAAAGTGCCGCACGGTAACTCCATATTCGGTCATATCGCTCTCCCACTCTTGATTAGCAGGCGGATAAAGCGATTCTCGCTTCGCTGAATAGATAGTCCTATCTGGCTGCGCCTAGCCACATAGTCGCAGGCCCAGTTTGAGTTCGGGTTATTGCTAGCAAATGCCTTCTCGTCTAGGTTGCATGAGAGGGCTTGCGGGTATTTGTCAATGATGCACATCGTGATGTTTAGCGCAGGAGCAGGCTCCTGGGCCGCAGCGAAGCGAGTCGCTGACCATGCGGGTCCGGATAATCTAAGGCTCTTGTTTACCGATACTCTAATGGAAGACCCCGATGCCTATCGTTTTCTGCTCGAAGGGGCAGCTGACGTTTTCGATATCCGGCTATCCGACAAAATGAAGATTCCTTCATGGTCGGAGTTTCCCGACTTCCGCGATCGCTCCAACTGGAAAGGCTATCTGCTCGAATTGCGTCGGGAAGCCACTAGACACATTCCCGGTCTCGTATGGTTGATGGATGGGCGCGATCCCTGGGAAATCTTCTTTGATGAGCGCTTTCTCGGCAATAGCCGACGCGATCCTTGCAGTAAGATCCTAAAGCGGCGTGCAGCCGACCGATGGCTCGTCCAAAATTGTGATCCCAGGGATACGACTTGCTACGTGGGAATTGATTTCACGGAAGCGCACCGGTTCGATGATGGTCGTGGTGGCGGGCTTGGCCCGCGACGCGCCTCAGAGGGATGGAGATATGAGGCACCACTATGCTCGGAGCCATACCTGGCAAAGTGGAATATTATGGAAATGATACGCGCGGCGAATCTCACTGCGCCTCGACTATACTCACTCGGCTTCAGTCACAACAATTGCCACGGCTTCTGCGTCAAGGCGGGGCACGCGCACTATCGTCTTCTTCATCAGAAGTTGCCTGAAGTGTATGCGTATCACGAACGAAAAGAGCAGAAAATCAGAGCATTTCTTGGAAAGGATGTTTCGATTCTCGCGGATCGACGAAATGACGGCAGAAAGAAGCCCCTTACTTTGCTCGCATTTCGAAAGCGAATAGAGGACTCCCCTGACGAGTCCATTGACGAGAATGACTATGGCGGCTGCGGCTGCTTTGTCGACCAGTCCTGAGCATGGAGTAGGAAATGGTTCTCGCCGACGCGCTCTTAGAAGCAGCCAGAGGCGTCACTTCGAACGACAATGCCTGGACTCCGAAGGACGTCACTCTATTGATATCTTCACTGTCTGGCGCCTTCGTTGGCGTCATTGCGCTAATCGTTAGCGCGATTAATACCTCAAAGACCTTGCGAGCATCTCAACTCAACAATGAAGCGACCATTTGGCAGAAAGCCAATGAGGTTGAGACCAAGGAGATTCAAGACAAGCTGGATCGCTTCCACGGCCCTTATGCGCAAATGTCCGGAACAAACGCGCTTCTAGCGAGAGATTTACGCGGCCGACAACAAGATTCCGCTACGTTTCTATTGATCGAGAAGCTGTTTGACCAAAACTGGCTCTCGTCACTACCTTCAGACCAACGGGCGCTCCTCGATGAGTTAATCGCAAATGCGTCAGCACTGCGAAAGTTTATTATAGAGAATGCGAAAATGGTCGATTCTGAATTGCAACCTTACCTTTCGAGGGTTTGCGCTCACTATCGCGTCTTGGAACTGGCTCACGCCGGTAAGCTAGGAACGGACCCCAAGCCATACGTTTCGAGATATGTATTCCCTATTCAGATCGAGAAGGTGCTTGCTTTGGAGGTAGATCGCCTTGAGGCAAGAAAGCAATTGTTGCGGTTACGCCCAGGCAGTCAACCACCGGCGATCGAAAAGCTCACCATACCAGGCGATCTTAAGCTACCCGATTGGCAATATCCAAGTCGCGAGCACAGGGACGCACTAAACATGCCAATCGTCGACAAGTCAAAAGGAGAGAGATAAGAGCCGCCTTCCATATGATCTCCTCACTGGCGATACCCGAGTGGCCTCAGGCGAGGAGCAATCGTATGCACTTGGCCATGCGTGGCGTCAGTCGCGGTAGAGCGTTGCCTCACCACGGCAACGTCGGCCGCCCATGAAGCGCTCTAGCGCTGCTCGGTCCCTTTTGATCCGAAAGGGCTTTCCGACTTCGCATGAAGACTGTGGCTCAGAATAGGCACACAAGCGGCACAACCAGATTTCGCTGCACCGTTCCGGGATAGTCCTTGGCACCGAGTCGCCGGCGTCCTTGTATCGAGAAAACAAGGTGATCCGAGCGGTTTGTATGGCGACGATTCGAAAACTCAGGGGGCGATGGCAGGCGCAGGTGCGTCGCCGAGGCGTCCCTCCCCGTGCCAAGTCATTCAACAGCAAGACTGAGGCAGAGCGCTGGGCACGCGACCTCGAAGCGGAAGCCGACCGGTCAGGCTGGGTCGCTGATACACGCGCTGCCGAGAAGACGACGCTGAAAGAGCTCCTGATGCGTTACCGCGACGAGGTGACACCTGGCAAGCGTGGGGTCGCGTCCGAGAGAGCGCGGATCAATACAATTGTGCGCTGCCCCATAGGGCATCGAACATTAGCCAAGCTAACCAGCTCGGACGTCGCAACTTATCGCGACGAGCGTCTCAAATTAGTCGCTCCGGCAACCATCGTCAGAGAATTGAATACGATCAGCCATGCGATAGAGATCGCGACCCGCGAGTGGGGACTTTGGTTACCCCGCAATCCCGTGAAGCTCGTCCGACGTCCGCCAGTCCCTCGAGGACGCACGCGTCGCCTTAAGGAGGGCGAGGAAGATGCGCTCTTGGCTGCTTGCGATCGCGGGCGCACCCCGCTGCTTAAGCCGCTCATCGTTCTCGCTATCGAGACTGGCATGCGACGAGGTGAGTTGCTCGACTTGCTTTGGGAAAACGTGGACCTCAAGCGCGCTGTCGCGCATTTGCCTCTAACTAAAAATGGTGACAGCCGAGACGTCCCGCTATCGCGTCGCGCTGTCGAAACCTTGCACCGCCTTCGCGCTAGAGGTCCTGAGGTTGAGCGGGTGTTTCCTATGACCGGAAATGCCGTGCGACTCGCCTTTGAGCATCTCCGCGTCCGAGCGGGCATGTCCGACTTCCATTTCCACGATTTGCGCCATGAGGCGATCTCCCGGCTCTTTGAGAAGGGTCTCAACATCGCAGAGGTCAGCGCCATCTCGGGACATCGCGAGCTCAAAATGCTTCAGCGCTACACGCATCTGCGCGCGGTCGATCTCGTAGCTCGACTGGGTTAGCTGCTGACGAACCATCTACTAACCGAAGCAAAACGGAGAAATGGAAATGCTAAAGACTACGATGTTGCTCGCATTCTTAGGAGCCGTGTCTACAGGAGACTGCCACGCAGAAACCCGCCCACTAACTGACGCCGAGAAGAAGATAATAGCCAGCACGTATGGCTCTGATCTCAAGGATCCGCAGTCGGCGCAGTATCAGTGGCCTAATCTCGTGGTCGACCCGTCGGTTAAGGGTGACGAAATGGGCTACTGCTTTAGAATCAACGCCAAGAACAGCTATGGCGGCTATACCGGCTTCAGGACGGTTACCGGCACTGTTAAGCGTAGTGGCGGCAAGATCGTTAGCTACAGATATGCGGCGGGCAGCCGTGACGACGCGATTATGAACGAGACGGTTGAGAACGTCTGCCAAATTATGGGCTATAGGTTTTAGTAGTCGGGTCCTCTGTCGTGTGAGGTCTTCTCCTAGGATTTCGGCGATCGAAGTCCTAGAACCGTTTTTAGGACCCCAATCCCATGCCTTTTGGGTCCGCAGACGGAGATTTCACTTAGCCTGGCCCTTTCGCGACCATTCTGCAGGTCGTAAGCGATCCCCGAGCTCGAATGCCTCCCGACTCGTTAGTTGTCCGGGCATGACTCTGGCGGAGCACCACGCACGGACTCACCAGCGCGCTCCTAATCGAATCCTGTCGCTATGGTCGGACCGGTGCGATCACAGTGGAGCAGCAGTGATGATCCGCTATCCTGCCGAGGCAGCGAGTAGCAGTTGCAAGCTAGGCATCTACGGGCAGCGGCTTGTGAACGGTCTAGCAGTCTGCTGAAAAACTCGGAGCAAATTCGATCTTGCGCAATAATAGAATCAGGGTCGCCTGTATTTTGAATCTATCGTGCGTGCTGCGATCGATTTTTGAATCGATGCTGCTCGCGAACCCTTCGAAAAGCCTTTTCCAGGAAACTGCTAGATCGCTCAAAACGAGCTCGGTCTGACGAGGACATGATCACCCGTCGTGCTTCAGCCCGGCTTTTTCCGAATGGAAAGCAGCTGCTTGCTCTTGCTTGCTAAAATGGAAAGTAAATAGCAAGCGCCGCTTGCTCTTTTGGCAAGTTTTGACCTATTTGCCGACCCAAATGACAAGCAACATGGCCAGACGCCCTGTTTAATTTCTATGCTTTGATAGGAATTAAACGCCTTTTTGCCAGGGAAAGGCGACTTACGCTAAGAAATCCACTCAAAAAAAGTTCGATGGAAAACGCAAGGTTCGACGCCTCCAAGAATACCGAACAATAGCTGCCACGAAAGTCGCGCATGTCGTTCGCGCGTTTTCGAGAAAGCACTGTGTTATAAGGACGAATGTATATTTTCTGTTGGACGATGGCTGCTCATTTCTCGCTCCAAACCGCTCGGCATCGAGCTCCCAGCGAGGCCAAGCTGGTCAGCGAGAAGCCTCGGGCCTCGCTGACCAGAAATAGCCAAGCGCCCGTCCCGGACGATTGTTGCCACCGCTTTGACGCTCTGTTTGCGCGCTGAACCTTTCCCCGATCCTGCCGCTTAGGATCCCTGGGGAAGCGCAGAGCGACTGGGATGGCCCGCCAGCGTGGAAACTCGACCGCGGAGTTCGAGGGAGCGTGATTTTAGTTGGCGGCCGTCCAATCGCTCACGCGTTCGCTTGTCGCCACACTATCAACGGCAAATCGTCAATGGGCGACGGCAATAAAGGCCTGCGGCGTTCTAACGGCAAAAAGCCGACTCCGTCCGATATCTTCATCACCTTGGCTAGCTGCGCGCTATAATAAGACTAGAAGCGCGAAACCCCTCCGCCGACCAAAGCGAAGGGGTTTCAAACAAGGAAGTCCAAGCCGCCCTGCGAAGTGTCTTGGACCAACGTTTGAACCCTAGAGACCAATCACGTGCTCAAACCATACTCCGATTATAGCGCGGTGACGCCGAACGCGCATGAAAAAACAATCGCGAACAAGGATCTTTCAGCGCTCGCCCAGGATCAACTTGAAGCGATCCGGCAACAAGTGCTCGACACGACACCACCTACACCGACTAGTCCTAACTGGGCCGAGATGATCCGCGAGCACAAGGCGGAGAAGAAGCGGCGACGCACCCGCAACCGCGTTCGCGAACACAGAGCCAAGCCGCGTAGGCCGACTTTTCGAAAACTCCACAGGGCCCTCAAGATGGCGACAGCTAGTGCCGCCGGCAATCGCTTCATGGAGAAGCTCGTCGGCCGCGAGGGAGACATCGCCCTTTTCCATTCCGTATCGATGACCCTGATCGACCGCATTGGGGCAATGTCCGACGCCAAGCTAGCGGACGCGCTCGTATGCGCCGGCGGGTTCGAATCGATTACCCGAAACCAAGTCTGGAAGCTACGGCAGATCGTGGCAAAGCTAGAGGCCGATAAGGGGCCGTGGCACAGGCTGTAGACGCTGAAAGTCGCTGTAACGCAGCTACATTAACACCAATATTTTCAATAGCCTGTGAGAAGCAGTCCGTAACAAGATCTCGGTCAGTCCGCAACAAAATCAATCCTGTTTTGCTGAATTCTGTTGCGGACTGAATTCAAGAGACTCTTCAAAACCGGGCACTAATTGAATCTTGGGCGTGTAACGGTTCTAAGTAAGTTGGTCGTTTGCTGTGTAGTTGTTTGGAAGAGCGGGAGCGTTAGCTCCCTAGGAAGCGTTACAAAGAAGCTTGAAACGGCACGAGTCCAACGCTCGCTCCGCTCGCGAGAGCCTCGCCGGCCGATCGCCCGCTGCGCGGGCTCACGGTCTCGGCTCGTCTCGCTTTTGAAGCATCTCCGGCCGGAAGAGTTGCAGATCGTGGGTTTGATGATGCTCCCGGCCGATCGCCGCCTCCGGCGGCTCACGCCCTAGTAATGCAAGCTGGAGCCTCTCCGGCCATGCGCGCCCTCCGGCGCATGGCCGCGACTATTAGCGTCGGTCCTTTCGCTCCGCGCGCCGGCCCCGCGCTTCACCACTGTGGGAGCAGCTTCAAACGTTCCGGGAATTCAAGCCCGTGGTGAGTCAAACAGCTTGGGCCGCTCAGACAACCAGGGAGAGGAGTCCGACCAATGAGCAGACTTCTAATCGACTCCTAGGATCAAAACCGGGTTCTCACGGTGGCGCGGCTTGCCGCGACGGTATTTCACTGCGGTTCGGGCGAACATGCGGAGACGATGTTGACGAAGGAGCGGCGCTAAAGAGACAGCAGATGCATTTCGG
Coding sequences within:
- a CDS encoding LLM class flavin-dependent oxidoreductase gives rise to the protein MRPLEFGWYLPTHGDTTAYGLMEAQVAGSPELCERVVAAAEAAGFEYLLIPVGSVCWEAWITGAFMAARSARIKPLIAARPGYINPVLMAKMISTFDQMSGGRICINLIAGQNESEVEAEGVRYAKEERYALMEEEVSILKALWTTRGPVNFQGRFHTISGAHIRPRPLQQPFPKFYLGGGSRQAWEVSARHSDVHLFWGDLPERIADNIAEIRQMARAHDREDAIGFGMRLQVICRENEADAWEAADQLVRHATERQRQEMKTLYVRSEANQRVQQLARDYGDLLMPHLWTGITKVRPGAGIAVVGNPEQCAVTLQQFIDAGCHSFCLSGYLHDEEAERFGRLVRPILAANNRGRLAA
- a CDS encoding HEPN family nuclease; this translates as MTEYGVTVRHFAHRTRKNLMIIEKGAECAPTEHFEVTQLVNSAIGLLMFPQQEFVDSLPEWNLDELRRRGWPIPEIEHGEERTQNLRSLTRNMRNSFAHFNIDFRSDRGKIAGLYLWNKPEEKQPANWVCYICVADLRQLFEKFAQLMERLSRGSYSETGIKQIRSEIRNAAKGRR
- a CDS encoding site-specific integrase, which produces MATIRKLRGRWQAQVRRRGVPPRAKSFNSKTEAERWARDLEAEADRSGWVADTRAAEKTTLKELLMRYRDEVTPGKRGVASERARINTIVRCPIGHRTLAKLTSSDVATYRDERLKLVAPATIVRELNTISHAIEIATREWGLWLPRNPVKLVRRPPVPRGRTRRLKEGEEDALLAACDRGRTPLLKPLIVLAIETGMRRGELLDLLWENVDLKRAVAHLPLTKNGDSRDVPLSRRAVETLHRLRARGPEVERVFPMTGNAVRLAFEHLRVRAGMSDFHFHDLRHEAISRLFEKGLNIAEVSAISGHRELKMLQRYTHLRAVDLVARLG